A stretch of Candidatus Coatesbacteria bacterium DNA encodes these proteins:
- a CDS encoding P-loop NTPase — MADNGREERDARRPGEDEKRWQLRVAVNRKLDTFKNKLLVFSGKGGVGKSTVAANLAVLLAERGRKVGLLDIDFHGPSIPKLMGVEGKQMPTVGEDVAPVIGPAGVEVVSLGFLLADPKQATIWRGPLKMGVIQQLIGTVAWSELDWLIIDSPPGTGDEPLSVAQTIVGAYGLLVTTPQRLSTADVRRSIGFAEKVGMELVGVLENMAGLVCPHCGGEIDVFGSGGGAEMTTEAEVPFLGSVPLDPRVVGGGDEGRPVVLELPDSPVSAALKRAADKLLELE; from the coding sequence ATGGCCGACAACGGACGCGAGGAACGGGACGCCCGGCGCCCCGGCGAGGACGAAAAGCGCTGGCAACTGCGCGTGGCCGTCAACCGCAAGCTGGACACCTTCAAGAACAAGCTGCTCGTCTTCTCGGGCAAGGGCGGCGTGGGCAAGTCCACCGTGGCCGCCAACCTGGCCGTCTTGCTGGCCGAGCGCGGCCGCAAGGTCGGGCTGCTGGACATCGACTTCCACGGCCCCTCGATCCCCAAGCTGATGGGCGTCGAGGGCAAGCAGATGCCCACGGTCGGCGAGGACGTCGCCCCGGTCATCGGACCCGCCGGCGTCGAGGTCGTCTCCCTGGGCTTCCTCCTGGCCGACCCCAAGCAGGCCACCATCTGGCGCGGGCCGTTGAAGATGGGCGTCATCCAACAACTGATCGGCACCGTGGCCTGGAGCGAGCTGGACTGGCTGATCATCGACTCCCCGCCGGGCACCGGCGACGAGCCGTTGAGCGTGGCCCAGACCATCGTCGGCGCCTACGGCCTCCTCGTCACCACCCCGCAGCGGCTGTCGACGGCCGACGTGCGGCGCAGTATCGGCTTCGCCGAGAAGGTGGGTATGGAGCTGGTCGGTGTCCTGGAAAACATGGCCGGTCTCGTCTGTCCCCACTGCGGCGGCGAGATCGACGTCTTCGGTTCCGGCGGCGGGGCGGAAATGACCACCGAGGCCGAGGTGCCCTTCCTGGGCAGCGTGCCCCTGGACCCGCGCGTGGTGGGCGGCGGCGACGAGGGCC